In the Drosophila virilis strain 15010-1051.87 chromosome 4, Dvir_AGI_RSII-ME, whole genome shotgun sequence genome, TTAACTttaacagacggacagatgcTTCTGTTAATGTCTGTATCAGGCTAAACATTTCTTTACAATAAGCAGAAGTGCATAACATTGCACTGTTAAGTAGCAGTACTGCATAATGTTAGCATTAACAGAGGGGCAGATGCTTATTCTAATGTCTGTATCAAGGCTAAACAATTCTTTACGATAAGCATCAGTGCATAACATTTTGGTAGCAGTACCGCATATTGTTAACTttaacagacagacagatgcTTCTGTTAATGTCTGTATCAAGGCTAAACTTTTCTTTACGATAAGCAGCAGTGCATAACATTGTGATGTAAAGTAGCAGTACTACATAATGTTAACATTAACAGAGGGACAGATGCTTATTCTAATGTCTGTATCAATGCTGAACAATTCTTTACGCTAAGCAGCAGTGCATAACATTGTGATGTAAAGTAACTGTTCTGCATAATGTTAGCATTAACAGAGGGGCAGATGCCAATTCTATTGTCTGTATCAATGCAGCCGTGGATAACATTGTGATGTTAAGTAACAGTACTACATATTGTTAACTTtaacagacagacaaatgCTTCTTAAAGTCTCTATTAATGCTGAacaattctttaaatttaCTCCCCAACTTACAGACAATATGTTCCGTTTGCTCTTGCTTGCCGCCTGCTTGGCTGTTAGCGTCAATGCCTACTCTGAGGGCGCGCCAAAGGCTGCCTGTCGGGACCTGACGCCCCAGCACGGTGCTGAGCTGCAGACCAGGAAGCCGCCATATAGTTTCTCCGGCCCCTCTCATGTGCGTGGCGATCAGAAGCTGACATTAACTCTGGGCGGCGATGAGTTCTTGGGCTTCATAATTCAGGCTCGCGATGGCCAGAACCGTGTTGTGGGTCAATTTAAGGTTGtggacacggcccactcgcAGACATTGGACTGCTCCGGACCACAGGTGAGGCGTACAGCAatataataaagataaattcaAGCACTGACTGGAACATTTATGATTTACAGGACACGCTCACCCATCTGAAGGCCACCAAGGGCAGTCCGCTGAGCGGTGTCACCTTCGACTGGATTCCACCAGCAGGCTACAAGGGTAATGTCAAGTTCATGGCAACTGTCGTGCAGACTGGCTTCGTTTATTGGGTGGGCCGTGTCACCAAGGACATTGATGTGGAGTAAATCAATGGTTTTCAATATTTGTCAGATTGCTTTTAACACTTTTTGATTTTCTAAATGTGCGTGTGCtttctttttatacatatgtatgtatgtatgtatgtttgtttcGTCCATTTGAAGGCTAATGGAATTTTTGTGATACATATCTCATGATTTATGTACATGTTTGAACTTGTTTGTAACGGTTAGTTGATCATATGCCAGTGTTGGAAAACAGTATTTTTTGCGCAATAAAgtcaaatatgaaaataaaaacaaaaacaacttttttaacattacttattatatatatatatatatatatatatatatataggaaaaacTAATGAATATGTACAAGTTAAAACGAATACTTTTAGCTCTTGTACGTCATAAAGGGTCTGTTAAAGATTTAGGACTAGTATTTAGGTCTATTGAGCCGTGTAACATCTGCCCCTCTGTTCTGCTAACATTATGTAGTACTGTTACTTAACAGCACAATTTTCTGTAATGTAATAGGTTTTAACATTGAATGCTTGTAAAAACAACTTCCAAATagttatttgcataaataacgGTTTCATCGTCATCGGGACAGGGATTGTGCTGAGGTAATATCTCGCGATATGGATTCTCTGTGCAATTGTAGACACGTTCAATGGCAATTTTATGAACTTTGGCCAGCGCATTAACACAATTGAGATCCGAACGCGCCTGCAGCTTAGTGGGTGAGGTAAAACAAATAGGCACTCCATAGGTGTGGAGAGTCTCCAAGAGGCAGCCATGCCAGCTATAGTCATCCTGCTCCGATGGCTGCACTGCATGCGGATACTTCCGTTCCACGATACCTTCTGTCAGCGTGTCCATTGCCGCGAAATCGggattatatattataatcagCACGGGATCTACTCTATGTGTTTTGACGAAGCGCTCGAAAGTTTTTGGAAATGTGCACAGGACAACTTTGCGTTGGCAGCCCTGCGGTCATATATAAATCATTCAAATTAGcataatatatagatatatatctaaattAAATCTGCTCACCCCTTGCATAAATGTGAGCACCTCCTCGCCAGTTTGGGGTTGCAGCTTGTGCCCAATGAGGTAGACTTCCAGCTGGCAGACATCTGGGTATTGCAGAAAGAAGAACTTGAGGTGCATCAGTTGAAAGTAGCTCCGATGCAGCTCCTGGGCGCCCACCACATAAACGCTGAGAATCTCATGAGGTGCGGCGACAAAGGATATATTAGTAAGCGCCAGGCAGACGCTGGCAATGCCACTGAACGAGGAGCAAGCGGCAAACCGTTCATACTG is a window encoding:
- the l(2)34Fc gene encoding defense protein l(2)34Fc; this encodes MFRLLLLAACLAVSVNAYSEGAPKAACRDLTPQHGAELQTRKPPYSFSGPSHVRGDQKLTLTLGGDEFLGFIIQARDGQNRVVGQFKVVDTAHSQTLDCSGPQDTLTHLKATKGSPLSGVTFDWIPPAGYKGNVKFMATVVQTGFVYWVGRVTKDIDVE
- the LOC6634158 gene encoding uncharacterized protein; the encoded protein is MSAINIDQVQYVSPLQCYICAINKASDLQNHQQLFLQQPQQHATDADANKQLAPTACDTPNIICRGCKMQRYCSLQHLVEDQAHRDFCRVLIELQKSQNIAHPLLLAGPLLGRAQLQQATAQLMLAVRVKLRRLLTRRECELIGYPGYCVVCYRLEPLTACVGCSGVAYCSAEHRRLDCCNHTPAVCRTLAFYYSPYRLLSSQLDIVQLKQRSDLKRSHLVETFYAATEIRIDSQPWRSLEQYERFAACSSFSGIASVCLALTNISFVAAPHEILSVYVVGAQELHRSYFQLMHLKFFFLQYPDVCQLEVYLIGHKLQPQTGEEVLTFMQGGCQRKVVLCTFPKTFERFVKTHRVDPVLIIIYNPDFAAMDTLTEGIVERKYPHAVQPSEQDDYSWHGCLLETLHTYGVPICFTSPTKLQARSDLNCVNALAKVHKIAIERVYNCTENPYREILPQHNPCPDDDETVIYANNYLEVVFTSIQC